Proteins found in one Paralichthys olivaceus isolate ysfri-2021 chromosome 19, ASM2471397v2, whole genome shotgun sequence genomic segment:
- the mrps18a gene encoding large ribosomal subunit protein mL66, whose product MALRGALRSVYTSFAGLKLGSAASQVGVFQTVNVPRLSAITVPSRGIRQVVEKQEGKTTMIEGQIVDVPVGPQPPNPTAKCPIYRWNLQHKYNYTDVLLLSQFIRSDGGMLPRRITGLCPQEHRKITICVQMAHRAGLLPDHKPKLPEGHVPKRPKPQLNRYLTRWSINSVKPIYKKGLKWCKKRMLVGHPALKDNVHYGVKPLYMKH is encoded by the exons ATGGCGCTCCGCGGTGCATTGAGGTCTGTGTACACCTCGTTTGCGGGGTTAAAATTAGGAAGTGCAGCCTCTCAAGTGGGAGTTTTCCAGACGGTAAATGTCCCTCGGCTGTCTGCCATCACCGTCCCGAGCAGAGGGATCCGCCAGG TGGTAGAGAAGCAGGAGGGTAAAACAACGATG ATCGAAGGACAGATCGTGGATGTTCCAGTGGGACCACAGCCTCCAAACCCCACAGCCAAATGTCCTATCTACAGATGGAACCTACAGCACAAATACAACTACACT GACGTCTTGTTGCTCAGTCAGTTCATCAGGTCAGATGGAGGGATGTTGCCCAGGAGAATCACTGGTCTCTGTCCACAGGAACATCGCAAGATTACCATTTGTGTGCAGATGGCTCACAGAGCAG GTCTACTACCTGACCACAAACCCAAACTTCCTGAAGGCCATGTCCCAAAGAGGCCCAAGCCACAACTTAACAG atatttGACTCGTTGGTCCATTAACTCTGTGAAACCCATCTATAAAAAAGGACTGAAGTGGTGTAAGAAGCGAATGCTTGTTGGCCACCCAGCACTCAAGGACAATGTGCATTATGGTGTCAAGCCTCTTTACATGAAACACTGA
- the rsph9 gene encoding radial spoke head protein 9 homolog isoform X4: protein MDSQSLYFSLELVAGSGDTLNVEQRTALHTSLLILQKNHKFKRVVLWGKVLGLKGDYFIAQGRGEDEMKDRKNLYSLNCVDWFLLPPATDPLIDQVSRAAKGGFTGDPSHVYEHREIHRRGGGDEEEETKVNEESRLAVTVHHIDEEVSVVPRGLSHSEAGKLDSFLHFSEPKNLKKKSILETSQLNPAIDFLDVLSDDIPKGSWSLQFESGSKVCVLRSLLWLGLTFYHVPMTPQHGYIYIGNGAKNLDLPFML, encoded by the exons ATGGATTCCCAGTCGCTGTACTTTTCCCTGGAACTCGTCGCCGGAAGTGGGGACACTCTGAATGTCGAGCAAAGAACCGCCCTGCACACTTCCTTGTTGATTCTGCAGAAAAACCACAAGTTCAAGCGAGTTGTGCTCTGGGGCAAAGTGCTTGGGTTGAAGGGGGATTATTTTATTGcacaggggagaggagaggatgagatgAAGGACAGGAAGAATCTGTATAG CTTGAACTGTGTGGACTGGTTCCTGCTGCCCCCTGCCACAGACCCTTTAATCGACCAAGTGTCCAGAGCTGCCAAGGGTGGCTTCACAGGAGACCCCTCACATGTGTATGAGCATCGGGAGATCCacaggcgaggaggaggagatgaagaggaggag ACCAAAGTGAATGAGGAGAGCAGGCTGGCAGTGACGGTTCATCACATCGATGAGGAAGTGTCTGTGGTACCACGAG GTCTGTCTCACTCTGAGGCAGGAAAGCTCGACAGTTTCCTACACTTCAGCGAACCAAAGAATCTGAAGAAGAAAAGCATCCTGGAGACAAGTCAACTCAACCCAGCTATTGACTTCCTGGATGTGCTGAGTGATGACATTCCTAAAG GATCATGGAGCCTCCAGTTTGAAAGTGGCAGCAAAGTGTGCGTTCTTCGCAGCCTGTTGTGGCTCGGTCTGACCTTCTACCACGTGCCAATGACGCCACAGCACGGATACATCTACATTGGTAATGGGGCCAAGAATTTGGACCTTCCCTTCATGCTGTAA
- the rsph9 gene encoding radial spoke head protein 9 homolog isoform X1: protein MDSQSLYFSLELVAGSGDTLNVEQRTALHTSLLILQKNHKFKRVVLWGKVLGLKGDYFIAQGRGEDEMKDRKNLYSLNCVDWFLLPPATDPLIDQVSRAAKGGFTGDPSHVYEHREIHRRGGGDEEEEVVTKVNEESRLAVTVHHIDEEVSVVPRGAFIKSPHGLVQINRSFSGLSHSEAGKLDSFLHFSEPKNLKKKSILETSQLNPAIDFLDVLSDDIPKGSWSLQFESGSKVCVLRSLLWLGLTFYHVPMTPQHGYIYIGNGAKNLDLPFML from the exons ATGGATTCCCAGTCGCTGTACTTTTCCCTGGAACTCGTCGCCGGAAGTGGGGACACTCTGAATGTCGAGCAAAGAACCGCCCTGCACACTTCCTTGTTGATTCTGCAGAAAAACCACAAGTTCAAGCGAGTTGTGCTCTGGGGCAAAGTGCTTGGGTTGAAGGGGGATTATTTTATTGcacaggggagaggagaggatgagatgAAGGACAGGAAGAATCTGTATAG CTTGAACTGTGTGGACTGGTTCCTGCTGCCCCCTGCCACAGACCCTTTAATCGACCAAGTGTCCAGAGCTGCCAAGGGTGGCTTCACAGGAGACCCCTCACATGTGTATGAGCATCGGGAGATCCacaggcgaggaggaggagatgaagaggaggaggtagtG ACCAAAGTGAATGAGGAGAGCAGGCTGGCAGTGACGGTTCATCACATCGATGAGGAAGTGTCTGTGGTACCACGAGGTGCGTTCATCAAGAGTCCGCACGGCCTTGTCCAGATCAACCGCAGCTTTAGtg GTCTGTCTCACTCTGAGGCAGGAAAGCTCGACAGTTTCCTACACTTCAGCGAACCAAAGAATCTGAAGAAGAAAAGCATCCTGGAGACAAGTCAACTCAACCCAGCTATTGACTTCCTGGATGTGCTGAGTGATGACATTCCTAAAG GATCATGGAGCCTCCAGTTTGAAAGTGGCAGCAAAGTGTGCGTTCTTCGCAGCCTGTTGTGGCTCGGTCTGACCTTCTACCACGTGCCAATGACGCCACAGCACGGATACATCTACATTGGTAATGGGGCCAAGAATTTGGACCTTCCCTTCATGCTGTAA
- the rsph9 gene encoding radial spoke head protein 9 homolog isoform X3 has product MDSQSLYFSLELVAGSGDTLNVEQRTALHTSLLILQKNHKFKRVVLWGKVLGLKGDYFIAQGRGEDEMKDRKNLYSLNCVDWFLLPPATDPLIDQVSRAAKGGFTGDPSHVYEHREIHRRGGGDEEEEVVTKVNEESRLAVTVHHIDEEVSVVPRGLSHSEAGKLDSFLHFSEPKNLKKKSILETSQLNPAIDFLDVLSDDIPKGSWSLQFESGSKVCVLRSLLWLGLTFYHVPMTPQHGYIYIGNGAKNLDLPFML; this is encoded by the exons ATGGATTCCCAGTCGCTGTACTTTTCCCTGGAACTCGTCGCCGGAAGTGGGGACACTCTGAATGTCGAGCAAAGAACCGCCCTGCACACTTCCTTGTTGATTCTGCAGAAAAACCACAAGTTCAAGCGAGTTGTGCTCTGGGGCAAAGTGCTTGGGTTGAAGGGGGATTATTTTATTGcacaggggagaggagaggatgagatgAAGGACAGGAAGAATCTGTATAG CTTGAACTGTGTGGACTGGTTCCTGCTGCCCCCTGCCACAGACCCTTTAATCGACCAAGTGTCCAGAGCTGCCAAGGGTGGCTTCACAGGAGACCCCTCACATGTGTATGAGCATCGGGAGATCCacaggcgaggaggaggagatgaagaggaggaggtagtG ACCAAAGTGAATGAGGAGAGCAGGCTGGCAGTGACGGTTCATCACATCGATGAGGAAGTGTCTGTGGTACCACGAG GTCTGTCTCACTCTGAGGCAGGAAAGCTCGACAGTTTCCTACACTTCAGCGAACCAAAGAATCTGAAGAAGAAAAGCATCCTGGAGACAAGTCAACTCAACCCAGCTATTGACTTCCTGGATGTGCTGAGTGATGACATTCCTAAAG GATCATGGAGCCTCCAGTTTGAAAGTGGCAGCAAAGTGTGCGTTCTTCGCAGCCTGTTGTGGCTCGGTCTGACCTTCTACCACGTGCCAATGACGCCACAGCACGGATACATCTACATTGGTAATGGGGCCAAGAATTTGGACCTTCCCTTCATGCTGTAA
- the rsph9 gene encoding radial spoke head protein 9 homolog isoform X2, translated as MDSQSLYFSLELVAGSGDTLNVEQRTALHTSLLILQKNHKFKRVVLWGKVLGLKGDYFIAQGRGEDEMKDRKNLYSLNCVDWFLLPPATDPLIDQVSRAAKGGFTGDPSHVYEHREIHRRGGGDEEEETKVNEESRLAVTVHHIDEEVSVVPRGAFIKSPHGLVQINRSFSGLSHSEAGKLDSFLHFSEPKNLKKKSILETSQLNPAIDFLDVLSDDIPKGSWSLQFESGSKVCVLRSLLWLGLTFYHVPMTPQHGYIYIGNGAKNLDLPFML; from the exons ATGGATTCCCAGTCGCTGTACTTTTCCCTGGAACTCGTCGCCGGAAGTGGGGACACTCTGAATGTCGAGCAAAGAACCGCCCTGCACACTTCCTTGTTGATTCTGCAGAAAAACCACAAGTTCAAGCGAGTTGTGCTCTGGGGCAAAGTGCTTGGGTTGAAGGGGGATTATTTTATTGcacaggggagaggagaggatgagatgAAGGACAGGAAGAATCTGTATAG CTTGAACTGTGTGGACTGGTTCCTGCTGCCCCCTGCCACAGACCCTTTAATCGACCAAGTGTCCAGAGCTGCCAAGGGTGGCTTCACAGGAGACCCCTCACATGTGTATGAGCATCGGGAGATCCacaggcgaggaggaggagatgaagaggaggag ACCAAAGTGAATGAGGAGAGCAGGCTGGCAGTGACGGTTCATCACATCGATGAGGAAGTGTCTGTGGTACCACGAGGTGCGTTCATCAAGAGTCCGCACGGCCTTGTCCAGATCAACCGCAGCTTTAGtg GTCTGTCTCACTCTGAGGCAGGAAAGCTCGACAGTTTCCTACACTTCAGCGAACCAAAGAATCTGAAGAAGAAAAGCATCCTGGAGACAAGTCAACTCAACCCAGCTATTGACTTCCTGGATGTGCTGAGTGATGACATTCCTAAAG GATCATGGAGCCTCCAGTTTGAAAGTGGCAGCAAAGTGTGCGTTCTTCGCAGCCTGTTGTGGCTCGGTCTGACCTTCTACCACGTGCCAATGACGCCACAGCACGGATACATCTACATTGGTAATGGGGCCAAGAATTTGGACCTTCCCTTCATGCTGTAA